A region of Ictalurus furcatus strain D&B chromosome 1, Billie_1.0, whole genome shotgun sequence DNA encodes the following proteins:
- the LOC128613563 gene encoding collagen alpha-6(VI) chain-like produces the protein MGKLKGLLPLFILTSSFLVCSAQKTDVHKGCKANLADIVFLVDSSGSIGDADFLRMKTFLRTFIEGLDIKPEKVRVGVAQFSNDPRQEFLLGEYADKNDLLAKVDKLTYLKGGTETGKALHFILDNYFIESAGSRINQNVPQIAVVITDGDSTDKTKSPAMDLQKKGVLIFAIGVGEVSITGLQSIANEPYHRFVLSFTEYEELLKATTSAVDKVCISMEAQQEALAPKYADVFVLVDSTVGQTQKVTQFLNRLATQLNVASTSNRMALAQFDEEVSVEFRFDAYKTKTEALALIRKFRLRGTGQSQLGKAMDYVRTHLLSTEAGSRIAQGYKQYLLVVSRGESNDNIRIAVRALMDDEVTLISVDFSKEQETDPQKPMIALPKRTIYAATKTPAEIVQDAKTIIETKEEIKVTGVCKSAPVADIVFIVDVSDNITLPNSKLVRNFLHRMINGLEIKPDGMRVGMVLYSDIPTADFYLNTFTDKTKLLQYINLLTFRGGESNTSKALKFAREKLFNKETGSRHALGVQQIAVVITNGDSLDNVTYQAMQLRRSGVQVYALGVTKDNVQQLKELASYPSNRFVFTVESFDKLNTMEKILRKTLCNNIARSSDKFISYSVGQGCIQTEEADIYFLIDQSSSIYPLYFEDMKKFILEFLQRFTIGPKQVRVGVAKYSDDHTLEFSLNDYNDKDSLKKAVTNIDQKFGNTNTGKALSLMSPLFKEAEKTRGTKVQEILIVITDGKSQDEVKEPAAQLRAQGVTIYAIGVKDANEQELLEIAGVQKRMYFVTNFDALKPLKDKIVTDICSDKACKNMQQADLIFLVDGSGSIYSKDFSKMKKFINTVVSNFTIGTGDVQFGVVQFSTSPKAEFALNKFSDKLQMQQAIKEMQQLGGGTMTGAALSTLSEYFGPAQGGRPGTPQILIVITDGESQDAVAEPAQALRNKGITIYSIGVLNANITQLREISGTQDNVYLERDFDSLDYLDKELLLKICTSADDCQKSQVADIVFLVDDSISISNDGFNSMKFFMSSVVNTTHVGKDSVRFCTILYSDTPQTKFPLYQYYSKREVQDAISNLKHLGGNTYTAKALLYSLDYFSEANGGRGAKGVPQMLFVITDGEATDPHDLTKAANELQKYGVSVYGIGVANAKTSELEVITKDKNKVFLVDDFEALKALQQNISSVICNNTKPECQKEAADLVILIDGSESIKEVPWKTMIKFMLSLIDNLRIRQDLFRVGVAQFSSNYRKEFYLNAYDDQVDVKRAIQTIKQMKDGTNIGAALNQVQEFFHTSKGSRIQDGISQNLLLITDGESNDDVNDAADKLRGRGIEMFVIGIGNISVPQLNYIAGSPDRVYIVDNFDQLKLNRTVQKVTSKICTPMDEAGCTVDIGIGFDISHSSSSSQAIFSSQHKLPEIIRYISTLHNLCCLTHQRSLPTNIGFHLVASNGEILYDTNFEHYNKDIVMKVMSQMTQDLAFNTQLLRSFENKFAASGAGVKVVIIFTDGLDESVDGLMVASENLKKSGVHALILVALEGVKSTTNLQKLEFGRGLGYNEPLMIGMQNVASDLQKQIDAVASRECCNVMCKCTGHEGVRGPRGPPGIKGFPGRNGHPGFPGEEGRFGERGPPGQNGTKGHPGCQGERGLKGSRGYTGETGIYGELGIDGVNGEQGVTGLAGYPGEPGVPGSQGKKGVRGDTGDPGQKGLRGDPGESGSDSIEPGPKGETGNPGLPGEQGPDGSPGMPGDTGIPGQKGRRGPAGLPGASGTSGERGLRGTPGASGPQGPVGPPGDLGQKGIPGFPGPQGSPGTPGNDGSKGSVGPRGQKGQPGEPGNKGAAGPLGSRGFPGNDGQDGYGLSGPKGQKGDRGFPGYPGLQGQTGDPGRNGDDGPKGNRGRGGNSGRQGEEGDPGDVGPPGHRGHKGPPGTREMSTCQLIDYVRNNCVCCKDKAACPVYPTELVIGLDMSDDVTPALFDSMYATLLSLLDSINITENNCPTGTRVAVVSYSSNTKYLIRFSDHRHKKDLIEAVKNIPLERTSNRRNIGAAMRFVGRNVFKRIRQGVLIRKVAIFLSGGQSQDVTSITTAVLEYKALDINLGVIGFRDTPNVQRAFEADETGSFILSVLGKPDTQSAALEKIQRCIICFDPCNPARDCPKSSELTIPEQVNVDLALLVDGSRSIQADQYEGVKQVLGTVLDQLVVSRQPSKADRQARVALYQQSSSYREAQAPVKQIFTFQQFQDRNLMKQSIFKNLQQTGGYSRLGHAMEFVIMQGLLTVSKPRKNKMVLLIVGGETDSDIAKLDFISMKAKCQGVVLFTLLVGDHFNSTQVEELASFPTEQHIVHLGHVKQGDQEYTRRFIRTFLHILSRDMNTYPALMLRKQCESLQQGHVLDVSEVTKRPPTERIPPPRIVYPENSGEEYEETEEETEYAEQTGTQMEYENLDLLTLGHDKCYLKKDTGPCRNYVIKWFYDQELNKCSRFVYGGCDGNLNRFDTQYECEAHCVELHTVQ, from the exons ATGGGAAAACTAAAAGGACTGCTGCCTCTCTTCATTTTAACATCAAGTTTTCTTGTGTGCAGTGCACAAAAAACAGATGTACACAAAG gGTGCAAGGCTAATTTGGCTGACATTGTGTTCCTTGTGGATAGCTCTGGTAGCATTGGAGATGCAGACTTCCTGAGGATGAAGACATTCTTGCGCACGTTCATAGAGGGTCTTGATATTAAGCCTGAAAAAGTCAGAGTAGGAGTGGCACAGTTTAGTAATGATCCACGGCAAGAGTTCCTGTTGGGGGAGTATGCAGACAAGAATGACCTGCTGGCGAAGGTAGACAAACTCACCTACCTAAAAGGAGGCACTGAGACTGGAAAAGCTCTCCACTTTATTCTAGATAATTACTTCATAGAATCAGCTGGCAGTCGGATCAATCAAAATGTGCCTCAGATTGCTGTGGTGATCACAGACGGTGACTCCACTGATAAAACGAAGAGTCCAGCCATGGACCTTCAGAAAAAGGGGGTGTTAATCTTTGCCATTGGGGTTGGTGAAGTCAGCATTACAGGCCTGCAGTCCATTGCTAACGAACCATATCACCGTTTTGTACTGAGTTTCACTGAATATGAGGAGCTGCTGAAAGCAACCACCAGTGCAGTAGACAAAGTATGTATTTCTATGGAGGCCCAGCAAGAAG CTCTCGCTCCAAAGTATGCAGATGTCTTTGTGTTGGTGGACAGCACAGTTGGACAGACCCAAAAGGTGACACAGTTCCTGAATCGCCTAGCCACTCAACTTAACGTGGCAAGCACATCTAATCGGATGGCTTTGGCTCAGTTTGATGAAGAGGTTTCAGTGGAATTTCGTTTTGATGCTTACAAAACTAAAACTGAAGCACTTGCACTTATCCGCAAATTCCGACTCAGAGGCACTGGGCAGAGCCAACTTGGAAAAGCGATGGATTATGTGCGGACTCACCTGCTCAGCACTGAAGCAGGCAGCCGAATTGCTCAGGGCTATAAGCAGTACCTGTTGGTGGTAAGCAGAGGAGAATCGAATGACAATATACGTATTGCAGTTCGTGCATTAATGGATGATGAGGTGACTCTTATTAGTGTTGACTTCAGCAAAGAGCAAGAAACTGATCCACAGAAGCCTATGATTGCATTGCCAAAAAGAACCATCTACGCCGCAACAAAAACTCCTGCAGAAATCGTACAAGATGCGAAGACTATCATTGAAACTAAGGAAGAGATCAAAGTAACTGGAG TTTGCAAGTCAGCTCCAGTGGCTGATATAGTGTTTATTGTGGATGTGTCAGACAACATCACCCTTCCAAACTCCAAGCTGGTCCGTAACTTTCTCCACCGAATGATTAATGGCTTGGAGATAAAGCCTGACGGCATGCGGGTGGGAATGGTGCTGTACAGTGACATACCCACAGCTGACTTCTACCTAAATACTTTTACTGACAAAACAAAGCTCCTGCAGTACATTAACCTTTTGACCTTCAGGGGTGGGGAATCCAATACCAGCAAAGCCCTTAAGTTTGCAAGAGAGAAACTCTTCAACAAGGAGACAGGCAGCCGACATGCCTTAGGAGTGCAGCAGATTGCTGTGGTCATAACAAATGGGGACTCATTGGATAATGTCACATATCAGGCTATGCAGCTAAGGCGCAGTGGAGTCCAGGTCTATGCCTTGGGAGTTACAAAAGATAATGTGCAACAGCTGAAAGAGCTTGCATCTTATCCTTCCAATAGGTTTGTGTTTACTGTGGAGAGCTTTGATAAGCTTAATACAATGGAAAAAATACTGAGGAAGACTCTGTGTAACAACATTGCCCGTTCGAGTGACAAGTTCATTTCATACAGTGTAGGGCAAG GATGTATCCAGACAGAAGAAGCAGACATCTATTTCCTCATTGACCAATCATCAAGTATTTATCCATTATACTTTGAGGACATGAAAAAGTTCATTCTTGAGTTTCTGCAGAGGTTTACTATTGGACCAAAACAGGTCCGTGTGGGTGTGGCGAAATATTCAGATGACCACACATTAGAATTTAGCCTGAATGATTATAATGACAAAGACTCCCTTAAAAAAGCTGTGACCAACATTGACCAGAAATTTGGGAACACAAATACAGGGAAGGCTCTGTCTTTAATGAGCCCACTCTTCAAGGAGGCTGAAAAGACTCGTGGCACTAAGGTTCAAGAAATTCTCATTGTCATAACTGATGGAAAGTCCCAGGATGAAGTGAAAGAGCCAGCAGCACAGCTGCGAGCACAGGGGGTGACCATCTATGCCATTGGAGTGAAAGACGCAAATGAGCAGGAGCTCCTTGAGATAGCAGGTGTCCAAAAGAGGATGTACTTTGTCACCAACTTTGATGCATTGAAACCCCTCAAGGACAAAATTGTTACAGATATCTGTTCAGATAAGG CCTGCAAGAACATGCAGCAGGCAGATCTCATCTTTTTGGTTGATGGTTCGGGGAGCATTTACTCTAAGGACTTTTCCAAGATGAAGAAATTCATTAATACAGTAGTTTCCAACTTTACAATTGGCACGGGTGATGTACAGTTCGGAGTAGTGCAGTTCAGCACAAGCCCAAAGGCTGAATTTGCCCTCAACAAATTTTCTGACAAACTCCAGATGCAGCAGGCCATTAAGGAAATGCAGCAGCTGGGCGGTGGCACTATGACTGGGGCTGCACTCAGTACTTTGTCAGAGTACTTTGGTCCAGCACAAGGGGGTCGTCCCGGGACTCCACAGATCCTTATTGTGATCACAGATGGTGAATCTCAGGATGCCGTTGCTGAGCCTGCACAAGCCCTCAGAAACAAGGGCATTACAATATACTCCATAGGAGTACTTAATGCTAACATCACACAGCTGCGAGAGATCAGCGGAACTCAGGACAATGTTTATCTGGAAAGAGATTTTGATTCACTGGACTACCTAGATAAAGAGCTCTTACTTAAGATCTGCACTTCTGCTGATG attGCCAGAAATCACAGGTAGCAGATATTGTCTTCTTAGTGGATGATTCCATCAGCATTAGTAATGATGGCTTTAACAGTATGAAGTTTTTCATGAGCTCAGTGGTGAACACTACACACGTTGGAAAAGACAGTGTCCGTTTTTGTACTATTCTTTACTCAGACACCCCTCAGACCAAATTTCCCCTTTATCAGTACTATAGTAAACGAGAAGTGCAGGATGCTATAAGTAATCTAAAGCATCTTGGTGGGAACACATACACAGCCAAGGCACTACTTTACTCACTGGACTACTTTAGTGAAGCCAATGGTGGGAGAGGTGCAAAAGGTGTCCCACAGATGCTGTTTGTCATCACGGACGGTGAAGCCACAGACCCACATGATTTAACCAAAGCTGCTAATGAGCTTCAGAAATATGGAGTTAGTGTTTATGGCATTGGAGTGGCCAATGCAAAAACAAGCGAGTTAGAAGTCATaaccaaagacaaaaacaaggtTTTCCTGGTTGATGACTTTGAAGCGTTGAAGGCCCTGcaacaaaacatttccagtGTGATCTGCAACAACACAAAACCAG AGTGTCAGAAAGAGGCAGCTGATTTGGTCATTTTGATTGACGGGTCTGAAAGTATTAAAGAGGTGCCTTGGAAGACCATGATCAAATTTATGCTTAGCCTCATTGACAATCTTCGCATCAGACAAGACCTCTTTAGAGTTGGTGTTGCTCAGTTTAGTTCAAACTACAGAAAGGAATTTTACTTAAATGCATATGATGATCAAGTGGATGTGAAGAGGGCCATTCAGACCATCAAGCAAATGAAAGATGGAACAAACATTGGAGCTGCTTTGAATCAAGTTCaagagttcttccacaccagtAAAGGGAGCCGCATTCAAGATGGAATTTCACAGAACCTGCTGTTGATCACTGATGGAGAATCAAATGATGACGTCAATGATGCAGCTGATAAATTGAGAGGCAGGGGGATTGAGATGTTTGTGATTGGAATAGGTAACATCTCAGTCCCACAACTCAACTACATTGCTGGGTCACCTGACAGGGTTTATATTGTGGACAATTTTGACCAACTCAAATTAAATAGAACAGTACAGAAGGTGACCAGTAAAATTTGCACTCCGATGGACGAAGCAG GTTGCACTGTAGATATTGGTATTGGATTTGATATCTCCCATAGTAGTTCAAGCTCACAAGCAATCTTTAGTAGTCAACATAAGCTGCCTGAGATTATCAGATACATCTCCACTTTGCACAACTTGTGCTGTCTAACCCATCAACGTTCTCTTCCAACCAACATTGGTTTCCATTTGGTTGCAAGCAATGGCGAGATACTGTATGACACAAATTTTGAACACTACAATAAAGATATAGTGATGAAGGTGATGTCTCAAATGACTCAAGATCTGGCTTTTAACACCCAGCTCCTGCGCTCTTTTGAGAATAAGTTTGCTGCCTCTGGAGCAGGTGTAAAG GTAGTGATCATTTTCACTGATGGCCTGGATGAATCTGTTGATGGCCTCATGGTTGCCTCAGAGAATCTCAAGAAAAGTG GAGTCCATGCGCTGATTCTAGTAGCACTGGAAGGAGTCAAAAGCACCACAAACCTACAGAAGCTGGAGTTTGGACGAGGATTAGGCTACAATGAGCCTCTTATGATTGGCATGCAAAATGTGGCCAGTGATCTCCAGAAGCAgatt GATGCTGTGGCCTCACGAGAGTGCTGTAatgtgatgtgtaaatgtactgGTCATGAAGGGGTGAGAGGACCGAGAGGACCTCCAGGGATAAag GGCTTTCCTGGAAGGAATGGGCATCCTGGATTTCCTGGAGAAGAAGGAAGATTT GGAGAGAGGGGGCCACCAGGTCAGAATGGAACCAAAGGACATCCAGGCTGCCAAGGGGAAAGAGGTCTAAAG GGTAGTAGAGGCTACACAGGTGAAACA GGAATATATGGAGAGCTTGGTATAGATGGAGTAAATGGAGAACAG GGTGTGACTGGATTAGCAGGATACCCAGGAGAGCCAGGCGTTCCAGGCAGCCAA GGCAAGAAGGGTGTCAGAGGAGATACAGGTGACCCGGGACAAAAAGGACTAAGAGGAGATCCG GGTGAGTCAGGCTCTGACAGCATAGAACCTGGTCCTAAGGGTGAGACTGGAAACCCAGGCCTACCG GGTGAGCAAGGGCCAGATGGAAGCCCAGGCATGCCTGGAGATACTGGCATTCCT GGTCAAAAGGGAAGACGAGGTCCTGCAGGTCTACCA GGTGCTTCAGGAACTTCCGGAGAACGAGGATTAAGAGGAACCCCTGGAGCTTCAGGGCCAcag GGGCCAGTGGGTCCTCCTGGTGATTTAGGACAGAAAGGGATACCTGGTTTTCCAGGACCTCAG GGTTCACCTGGCACACCAGGAAATGATGGATCAAAAGGAAGTGTAGGACCCAGGGGacaaaag GGTCAGCCAGGGGAACCTGGCAATAAAGGAGCAGCTGGGCCACTAGGGAGCAGAGGCTTTCCA GGAAATGATGGTCAAGATGGATATGGGTTATCAGGACCTAAAGGACAGAAG GGAGATCGTGGTTTTCCAGGATATCCTGGACTACAG GGTCAAACTGGAGATCCTGGGAGAAATGGAGATGATGGTCCTAAAGGCAACAGAGGAAGAGGG GGAAATTCAGGCAGGCAGGGAGAAGAGGGTGACCCCGGTGATGTCGGACCACCTGGTCACAGG GGCCATAAAGGACCACCAGGAACAAGAGAAATGTCT ACTTGTCAACTGATCGACTACGTACGCAACAACTGTG TCTGCTGTAAAG ATAAAGCAGCTTGCCCTGTCTACCCCACTGAACTGGTGATTGGTTTGGACATGTCTGATGACGTGACTCCTGCATTATTTGATAGCATGTACGCGACTCTTCTTTCTCTGCTGGACAGcatcaatatcactgaaaaCAACTGTCCCACAGGGACACGAGTGGCTGTGGTCTCTTACAGTTCTAACACCAAGTACCTCATCCGTTTTTCTGACCATCGTCATAAGAAGGACTTGATTGAAGCTGTGAAGAACATCCCTCTGGAACGTACATCCAACAGACGCAACATTGGTGCAGCCATGCGCTTTGTGGGCAGAAATGTCTTCAAACGTATTCGTCAGGGTGTTCTGATCAGGAAGGTGGCGATCTTCCTCTCTGGTGGACAGTCCCAGGATGTGACATCCATAACCACGGCTGTTCTAGAATACAAGGCTCTGGATATAAACCTTGGTGTTATTGGTTTTAGGGATACTCCTAATGTTCAGCGTGCTTTTGAG GCTGATGAGACAGGaagttttattttgtctgtgCTGGGCAAACCAGATACCCAGAGTGCAGCCCTTGAAAAGATCCAGCGATGTATCATCTGCTTTG ATCCTTGCAATCCAGCTAGAGATTGTCCCAAGTCCAGTGAGTTGACCATTCCAGAGCAGGTAAATGTGGACCTGGCATTGCTGGTGGATGGTTCCCGCAGCATCCAGGCAGATCAGTATGAGGGCGTGAAGCAGGTGTTGGGCACTGTGTTGGACCAGCTTGTAGTGAGCCGTCAGCCCAGCAAAGCTGACAGACAGGCACGGGTGGCGCTTTACCAGCAGAGTTCATCATACAGAGAGGCCCAGGCTCCAGTCAAGCAGATCTTCACTTTCCAGCAGTTCCAAGACCGCAACCTGATGAAGCAGAGTATCTTCAAAAATCTACAGCAGACTGGTGGCTACTCCAGGCTGGGTCATGCCATGGAATTCGTAATCATGCAGGGTCTTCTCACTGTTTCCAAGCCTCGAAAAAACAAGATGGTGCTGCTTATAGTTGGAGGAGAAACCGATTCTGATATAGCAAAACTGGACTTTATCTCCATGAAAGCAAAGTGTCAGGGTGTGGTGCTTTTCACTCTTTTAGTCGGGGATCATTTTAACAGCACTCAGGTGGAGGAGCTTGCCAGCTTTCCCACAGAGCAGCACATAGTTCACTTGGGCCATGTAAAGCAAGGAGACCAAGAGTACACTCGGCGCTTCATAAGGACTTTCCTACACATTCTGAGCC GGGATATGAACACCTACCCTGCTCTGATGCTAAGAAAACAATGTGAGAGTCTTCAGCAAGGTCATGTCCTTGATGTCTCTGAGGTTACTAAGAGGCCACCCACTGAAAG